The region AGGTTACTGGGCCATATGCCCTGAAGTTCCCGGTGCCAACGGACAGGGAGAAACCATTGAAGAGACGAAGCAGAGTCTTCGGGAGGCGATTCGTCTGATCATGAAGGATCGGCTTGAGGATTATCTCCACATATTACCCTTATTTTGGGGTATTATACA is a window of bacterium DNA encoding:
- a CDS encoding type II toxin-antitoxin system HicB family antitoxin — encoded protein: MKGEYTAIIEKAPEGGYWAICPEVPGANGQGETIEETKQSLREAIRLIMKDRLEDYLHILPLFWGIIQLAFFNNSLFFL